A portion of the Pseudoalteromonas luteoviolacea genome contains these proteins:
- a CDS encoding arylamine N-acetyltransferase family protein: protein MTDMQIVNDYLADLALTEHPFDADFLAQLQSRHVAKHTFNSVSAVLKHPLPLEVDHLFTKIIQKQFGGYCFEHNKLVFHVLKNLGFEVKLLLAKVVYNRDVEVPRTHRATLVTYQGTQYLLDVGFGPQGAVFPLKLVLDVPQQQGHMTYRISQNKAQEYCFDVLKNGEYFTLYTFDLNHYSEADCELSHFYSHKHPNAAFVNNLVVSKKALNETHSLRNGEYHHITASHTDVTEIDNTEQLHQLLTGVFSLNIDEAISAYLFSKFAKPAQLS, encoded by the coding sequence ATGACTGACATGCAAATCGTAAACGACTATTTGGCTGATTTAGCACTTACCGAGCATCCATTTGACGCGGACTTTTTAGCGCAGCTGCAAAGCCGACATGTGGCCAAACATACATTCAACAGTGTATCAGCAGTGTTAAAACACCCCTTGCCTTTGGAGGTCGACCATCTGTTCACTAAAATCATCCAGAAGCAATTTGGTGGATATTGTTTCGAACATAACAAGCTGGTTTTTCATGTCCTGAAAAATTTAGGTTTTGAAGTAAAACTGCTGCTCGCCAAGGTGGTATACAACCGAGATGTAGAAGTGCCAAGAACTCACAGAGCAACGCTCGTCACATACCAAGGTACACAGTATTTACTCGATGTTGGCTTTGGACCGCAAGGTGCGGTATTCCCGCTTAAGCTGGTGTTAGATGTACCACAGCAACAGGGGCACATGACCTATCGCATAAGTCAAAATAAAGCCCAAGAGTATTGTTTTGATGTATTAAAAAATGGGGAATATTTCACACTCTATACTTTTGATCTTAATCATTATAGCGAAGCAGACTGCGAGCTAAGTCACTTTTACTCTCACAAGCATCCTAATGCCGCTTTTGTAAACAACTTGGTTGTCAGTAAAAAAGCACTGAATGAAACACACTCGCTGAGAAATGGTGAATACCACCATATTACCGCTAGCCACACCGACGTCACCGAAATTGATAATACCGAGCAACTCCACCAGCTGCTTACAGGGGTGTTTTCGCTCAATATTGATGAGGCAATCTCCGCCTATTTGTTCAGCAAGTTTGCAAAGCCTGCACAACTAAGCTGA
- a CDS encoding NAD(P)-dependent oxidoreductase: MRITVFGATGNIGQAVVNEAIARGHQVTAVTRDVRKVSQLPAEAYAQVGDVNDIQDVIRLSEGQDLVISATRPTAGQEKQLVDIAESLLTGLRETRTRLLLVGGAACLTVPNSNGDLVLNDTSLVPLAWKDIAQACFEQYQHCEAHENQSWSYASPSASIGEGARTEQFRVSEGELLVDEAGKSHISWQDFAIALINEAESATYVGKVFTAGY, from the coding sequence ATGCGTATCACAGTATTTGGTGCCACAGGTAATATAGGTCAAGCGGTCGTCAATGAAGCAATTGCACGAGGACATCAAGTGACGGCAGTAACGCGAGATGTGCGAAAAGTGTCACAGCTACCTGCTGAAGCCTATGCGCAAGTGGGTGATGTGAATGACATTCAAGATGTGATCCGCTTGAGTGAAGGACAAGATTTGGTGATCAGTGCAACCAGACCAACGGCGGGGCAGGAAAAGCAACTTGTCGATATTGCTGAGTCTTTACTGACAGGCTTACGTGAGACACGTACACGTTTATTACTTGTTGGTGGCGCGGCTTGCTTGACGGTTCCCAACTCGAACGGTGATCTGGTTTTAAACGATACGTCGCTGGTCCCCCTAGCATGGAAAGACATCGCTCAAGCCTGCTTTGAGCAATATCAACATTGTGAAGCACATGAAAATCAGAGTTGGAGTTATGCGAGCCCCTCGGCATCGATCGGTGAAGGCGCTCGTACCGAACAGTTTAGAGTCAGTGAGGGCGAGTTATTGGTTGATGAGGCGGGTAAGTCGCATATTTCATGGCAGGACTTTGCAATTGCGCTAATTAATGAGGCTGAGTCGGCGACGTATGTGGGGAAAGTCTTTACGGCGGGTTATTAA
- a CDS encoding MarR family winged helix-turn-helix transcriptional regulator, which translates to MEKYEELLVSIRKVIRAIDLHSKQLNKSSGLTGPQLLIMQEIARVKGVTASQIAKHVNLSAATVTNILDRLENRGLVERVRSAQDKRRVSLFLSPQGKNLLIDAPQPLQEHFIQNFCELEEWEQSLLLSSMQRIATMMDANELDAAPVLEIAPMNQTESGK; encoded by the coding sequence ATGGAAAAGTACGAAGAACTTTTAGTTTCAATTCGAAAGGTGATCCGCGCGATTGACTTGCACTCAAAGCAACTTAATAAGTCATCGGGTTTGACTGGTCCACAACTGTTGATTATGCAAGAGATTGCGCGTGTAAAAGGCGTCACGGCTAGCCAAATTGCGAAGCATGTTAATTTAAGTGCCGCGACGGTGACCAACATACTTGATCGTTTGGAGAACCGAGGCTTGGTAGAGCGGGTTCGCAGCGCACAAGATAAACGTCGTGTGAGTCTGTTTTTGTCTCCACAAGGGAAGAATTTATTAATTGATGCACCGCAGCCATTGCAGGAGCACTTTATACAAAACTTTTGTGAGTTAGAGGAATGGGAGCAATCTTTGTTACTCTCATCTATGCAGCGGATTGCCACCATGATGGATGCAAATGAACTCGATGCGGCACCGGTGCTTGAGATAGCACCGATGAACCAAACCGAATCGGGAAAGTAA
- a CDS encoding BCCT family transporter — MKKDNTSLNLPVFYSASAIVMALVIFAVISPSTASSLFSVTQSAITQNGSWFYVLTVAIILGLVVYLSMSRFGEIKLGPDHSDPDYSFSTWLAMLFAAGMGIGLMFFGVAEPVMHFVSPPSADTGSVEAIKEAMRITFFHWGFHAWAIYAIVAMILAYFSYRHKLPLTLRSALYPIIGDRIHGWMGHAVDVFAVVGTVFGVATSLGLGAAQVNSGLAYLFSFDVSVQNQVIIMITITALASISVATGLDKGIKILSQTNMILAVVLLALIFFIGPSVFLLQAYVQNVGDYLSDIVSTTFNLFAYEKKDWIGGWTIFYWGWWLAWAPFVGLFIARISKGRTIREFVIGVTCIPTAFTLLWMTIFGNSALAMIFEQGMTGISDMVSNNSAVALFVFLENFPLSEFLIGLSIIMIVVFFVTSCDSGAMVIDMLCSNGSNNTPLWQRLFWSIGVGVVAAALSLAGGLDALQTLTIVSALPFSVVLLVACYGLIRALRIDDAKRSTHTMPMTFDNQVNDEQTWQESLALLIATPAKGKVDKFILKEVKPALKKIRDEFESNQVEAEVKVNSAAVILTVHHGDEHDFIYGVYKSEALQPDFTQSDVTDSDSYYRAEVYLSEGGQNYDIMGWSESAIISDVLAQYQKHLHFLNVLRE, encoded by the coding sequence ATGAAAAAAGACAACACTTCGCTTAATCTCCCCGTTTTTTACAGCGCCTCAGCGATTGTAATGGCGTTGGTGATTTTTGCCGTGATCAGCCCCTCAACCGCCTCATCACTCTTTTCTGTTACTCAATCAGCCATCACCCAAAATGGCAGTTGGTTTTATGTCTTAACCGTCGCCATTATTTTGGGCCTAGTCGTGTATTTAAGCATGTCACGTTTTGGCGAGATTAAATTAGGACCTGACCACTCCGACCCCGATTATAGTTTTTCTACTTGGCTGGCCATGTTATTTGCCGCTGGCATGGGAATAGGTTTAATGTTTTTTGGTGTCGCAGAGCCCGTGATGCACTTTGTCTCGCCGCCGTCTGCAGACACAGGCTCTGTTGAAGCCATCAAAGAAGCCATGCGGATCACCTTTTTCCACTGGGGGTTTCATGCTTGGGCCATCTACGCCATCGTGGCGATGATTTTGGCTTACTTTAGTTACCGACATAAACTACCACTGACGTTGCGCTCAGCACTTTACCCGATTATTGGTGACAGAATTCATGGCTGGATGGGCCACGCTGTCGATGTTTTTGCCGTTGTCGGCACAGTATTTGGTGTCGCGACCTCTTTGGGGTTAGGCGCTGCACAGGTCAACTCTGGACTAGCCTACTTGTTCTCTTTTGATGTCTCGGTGCAAAATCAAGTCATCATTATGATCACGATTACGGCACTGGCATCTATCTCCGTGGCGACGGGGTTAGATAAAGGCATTAAAATTCTATCCCAGACCAATATGATACTCGCTGTAGTACTGTTAGCCCTAATCTTCTTTATTGGCCCAAGTGTGTTTTTACTGCAAGCATATGTACAAAATGTCGGTGATTACTTGTCGGATATTGTGTCTACTACGTTCAACCTATTCGCGTATGAGAAAAAAGATTGGATTGGCGGCTGGACCATTTTTTATTGGGGCTGGTGGCTTGCTTGGGCGCCATTTGTTGGCCTCTTCATCGCGCGCATATCAAAGGGCCGAACTATTCGAGAGTTTGTTATTGGTGTCACCTGTATTCCGACCGCATTCACCTTATTGTGGATGACCATATTTGGTAACTCGGCACTGGCAATGATTTTTGAGCAAGGCATGACAGGGATCTCAGATATGGTTAGCAACAACTCTGCCGTTGCCCTATTTGTATTTTTAGAAAACTTCCCTCTGTCTGAGTTTTTAATCGGCCTATCTATCATCATGATTGTGGTGTTTTTTGTCACCTCTTGTGACTCAGGTGCCATGGTGATCGACATGCTGTGCTCAAACGGCAGCAATAATACCCCGCTTTGGCAACGATTATTTTGGTCGATTGGGGTTGGCGTTGTCGCCGCAGCGCTGAGCTTAGCAGGTGGACTTGATGCGCTGCAAACACTGACCATCGTCAGTGCGCTGCCATTCTCAGTGGTGTTGCTCGTCGCCTGTTATGGCCTCATTCGCGCGCTGCGTATTGACGATGCCAAACGCAGTACACACACCATGCCGATGACGTTTGACAACCAAGTCAATGATGAGCAGACATGGCAAGAAAGCCTTGCGCTACTTATCGCAACGCCTGCTAAAGGTAAAGTTGATAAATTTATCTTAAAAGAGGTCAAGCCTGCGCTGAAAAAAATCAGGGATGAATTTGAAAGCAACCAAGTCGAGGCTGAAGTCAAAGTAAATAGCGCTGCGGTTATTCTTACGGTTCACCACGGTGACGAGCACGACTTCATTTATGGTGTGTATAAAAGTGAAGCCTTGCAACCAGACTTTACGCAAAGTGATGTCACAGACAGTGACTCGTATTATCGCGCCGAAGTGTATCTCAGTGAAGGCGGCCAAAACTATGACATCATGGGTTGGTCAGAAAGCGCCATCATCAGCGATGTATTAGCGCAATATCAAAAGCATCTTCACTTTTTAAATGTGCTGCGCGAGTAG